The Daphnia pulex isolate KAP4 chromosome 7, ASM2113471v1 genome includes the window TCGAATTTACTAATTAAGATtaacgtaaatttttttcttgaagatTAACTTGTTACACTGCTACATCCAATATAAAGGAAATGGGGGAGACAGTCTTCTGACGGATGGATTTAAAATTGCTGAATGGCTTCGAGAAAACGATCCTGAAACCTACAAATGTTTGGCGGAAACTCGGGTGACGTGGACAGACATTGGTCAGGAAAATGGTAACAAATTCCACAAAATTCACCATGCTCCTGTTATTTGGTAACAATGTTAAACCGCTTTTACAATTTTAACCCAACgttggttaaaaaaataattttgatttccttaGTGAGTCAAGCGACGGGACCATCAGACGCATTAATTACAGCCAACCTCAGCGAGATTCACATATGGCAGTCCCCATCGATCAGGTTGAAAACTGGTACCGGGctttgaaaaagttttatgATATGGCCCTTGATCCAGAGTACCTAGTCACATTCAAATTGCAACCAGGTAATATCCCATCTAATCAAAAACGATTTTTaggttttatttaaatattgaagAATAACGTTCTTTTGCAGGAGAAATGGTAACCTTTGATAATTTAAGAATATTACACGGCCGGACAGCTTTTGGCGAACACCTCCAAGGTGAGCGTCACGTCCAGGGAGCTTATGTTGACTGGGATGAAGCCCGTTCTAGAATTCGTGTGTTGAAAGCCAACAAGGCGGCAAATAATTCGGGAAGATGCGGGTAAAGTTTTTATCATAAAGTCAAATATAGAACCTGGGATATTATGATGCATTTAATGTAGTGATTATtgtaacaaatagaaaaatgtctgCCAGTGAATAAATGAGTGGAATTAGgttgaataaatttatttgtagTCTGCCTTATTTCTGAATTCATTCCATACTGAGATTGTTTTTCTATCAAACATCAATGCTGATAGCagcaaaaatttacaaaatctcTTTGATCAGTTCTTTTTTGACGGGATTTTCGGGGGAAATAATTAAGATAATATTTATAATAGCGTCTCGAGTCTTCCACCTATTTTAATTAACTTGGTATTATCAAACAGGGATCATGTTGGACGAACACTTGGCTAGTTTCCTTTATAAGTTttctttgaataaaatatatgCTAGGCAATGTCTGGCTTTccgtcaaaaaaagaaaggatttTCAAACCCATTTAGGTATTTATAGTTAAACAACGACACAGAGTAAACCGTGTGCCACCTTTTTTCTAAACGTATTATAACAATGCCACAGACACAACAAGACATAACCGCAAAATATGAATGCTATGAATTCTTGATCTCCAGTCTAAGGCTTGTTCAATCTTGAAGTTTCATATGTGTACATGCTCTGTATCCGTTTGGGCCTACCCAAATAAAATCTTTCTACATTTTAtgatctgtaaaaaaaaaaaaactacgtAATAGGCCAGTGTCCCAGTGACATAGCCAAATTGTGTAAgaataagataaaaatatGTCAAATGACTACAATATAACTTATTGCGTGGGTTTATTAAAGTCGGTTAGCTTATTTGTTTCTACTGCCTCCCATTTTGATAACAATTGCAGGATTATGGCAGTTAATCAAAGTGCGGACGGTTCGATCGAGCCAAAGTTCAAACATGCATGGATTCCACTATCAACGTCTCGAAATTATAGTGACGTACTAACGAAACGGGCACACATCCGCCACCCACTCGTTGAAATACGAAGGACGGTTCATTCACACTCAACATTTTAAAGTGAAAAGCGGAAAGAAAACGATAGATACGCGTGGAGCTAGAGggtagaaaattcaaaagacgCGATCGCCTCCTACATGTCGCTCCATGTCGTCCAAGTCTTTCAACAATTAAACACAACGAATTAATGATGAACTCTGTAGCTTCGGAGCTTTGGTATCATTGTTTTAGATATTTGATTGGAGCAGAATCCCTGATTATTGCTCTAATATACGGAGATAGCTAATCAAATGCCAACCTGTTAAAGAAATATCCAAGACTCTTTGCTAGAGTGCAGAGGTATAATAGATAGGCCCATTAGCAACTATTTCTATaaacaataatcaaaaagcATGGCCTATTTCCCAAGCTATTTCCAcgttttgattaatttttaaaaagccagGTATATATACTGCCCAATTGTTCATTAACAAAGCAACCGGGCGGCATTTGCCCAACAGTGTGTTATACATACTGGAAAAGAAGCAATGATCCATTTTTTAACACGGAAGAGCTACGTCTTAAAGTCCATTCGGACATGCGAGCTGCATGCGAGTTCGGTGCGACGATTCTTACGGGCGTGGGCGGAGCGGAAAGGTGCAGATCCAATCACGGTCGACACGTTGCTATTATTTATACAAGGGCTGACATGCTCTCCGAGCCCTTCCCTATATGATTGCTCTTGAATGTTAATAGAGTCGTTTCGTACTTTGGTACGTGGGTAGTGCGGGCGAGTGCGGGTGATGCGGTCCATCAATATTTCTATAGCTGTTTCTCGTTACGACCGGTTAGAACTTGTCAGAATGGGCATTCATTGCCGTGTAATCCGAGAGTCGGAGGGAGGAAGTTGAATGAACTAAACATTGCTGCCATTGCTGCCATTGCTGAGGAACATATATACTCCCCAGGACATTCTTAGCCGATTTATTATTGACTGCGCTTCGAGATGGCTGTGACGTCACTGGTGCCGAGAATCGCTCGGAACATGTGAGATCGGCGCTAATAATTCAATGCaataacctttaaaaaaaattaatcggcTTGCTTTAGACCCTTAGACGAAACATGCTTTGAAATTAAATGCAGAGATCAAATCGAATTCATGACATTTTTGCATcacggagaaagaaaatgtgattaaaaaaatgacaggACCACTATAGTGCCTGAGGTGAATTCCTGTAAATGCAATGTCAATAACCTTGtgcatttctattttttgtttgttccttttgatttttctaaagCGACCTTGGGAATTTACTTAAATGACAGGACAATAGACGTATTTGAATGGGCGTATCCCGATGTGAAATGACAGCTGATCAGTATCAGTTGCGCACTTGAACTCGGCGTGTGTTTCACTTGTTTCTCGCAAACAGCTGAAAGTGAATAAATTCTACAATCGTCTATtacaaaaagaatagaaacATGTCCATCAAAGTGGAAGAAATGCGCCGTGGACTCTTTCGGGTCACGTGGACGATGAAGAGTTTAGGACACGACGACGTCACGCTGCAGAAGGGCGTCTTCCACCTGACCAATTCGCCTCCGCACTCGACTTACATCGTTTACTCGCGATCCAGGAAGCCGTCGCTCATCGATTACGCCGACGTCTGCATCATGCTCAGGCGGAAATTAACCGAAAAGCTGCCGGAGAAAGAGGCCGATCTCCAACCGGCCCAAGTCAAAGTGCCGGGCGGCGCTGACTCGATCCTGTCGCCGGAACAGAAGCCGCTCTTCGTCTGGATCGAAAACGAAGTGCTGGGCAAGAAGCCCATGCTGAACCTGGAAGATGCCTGGCAGATTTTCGTGCCCGTCACCAACTACAACGAGCCCAAAGTCGTCGTGTGGATGGATTTCGGGACCAACAGCGTCGGCCAGTCGCGGATGATTCGAGATTTCGCCGACCTCTTCCTCAATCAAACCAGTTGCGACGTGCATTTCCGGCTCCAGGGCGTGGTCATGGGCGCCCACGTCGTGATTCTGACGGCCCGCAGCTCCGTATTCGCCACTATGTTCAAATGCGACATGAAAGAGTCGAAATCGAGAAAAGTCGTCATCGAAGATATCGAGCCGGAAGTCTTCCGCCAGCTGCTCCACTACCTCTACACGGGCACCTGCCCGCTGCTGGAGATGAAATCCATCACGCGCGATCTCTACGTGGCGGCCGACAAGTACGACGTCGAGACGCTCAAGAAGGAGTGCGTCGACATTTTGCTGGCCCAGCTGGACGTGAGCAATTCGATCGCCACGCTCGTCTGGTCTCATTTGCATTCGATCACGACCCTGTTCGACGCCTCGCTGAAATGCATCTCCCTCAACGGGCCGACCGTTTGCTTCCTGCCCGAGTGGAAGGATCTGACTCACGACTATCCCGATTTGTGTCTGATGGCCACCCAGCACATGATGAAGATCAAGGTGTACGGCGTCAGCTGCGAGAGCGATTGCGGAGGGGCCGACTGCGAGACGGACCTCTGGGAAACGGAAGTGCAGAACGTCTTTCAAACGACCAGCGAAATCGACTGCGAGACGGACGGTGATTGGCTGGAATTTCCGGAACAAATCCGCCGCATTGCTTCTCTgattaaaatgtaattatgTTAACTGGATGCGCACAGCTTGttcttttgaaatgaaataaatgaatatttgAGGAGAGTCGATCGGGAGTCTAAAACTATGTTCAGTTGAGGTGTCTATCGTGAGGAGATCTCTGAGAAGAATTtctgtgaaacaaaaagccgTTGGCCTTTTAAGGACTAAACAAACAGCCAACTGTATAATCTTAAATTTGATGGCCCGAACCCAGGTAGCGTGGAAATTCCGTGGGCGATGGTTCAAAGGTGCCCCCACCCCCAtaattcaaaccaaaaaaaaaattaattgaagtctAATAATCTCGTAATAAGTACTACCTTTGCCAGATCAAGAGGTTGAAGTAGCCATCAAGAGAATATTACACGTAATATCTTTCAACAACCAAACATTTTGGAACACACAACGTGGTAATTATGTAATTGACTCGACGTTGTTGGCAGCCTAGAATCACACCAAATCGATTTCTTGTTTATTGTATCTATAACAATtataacgataaaaaaaaattcattttgagcTAAAAGTTtgcaattaaatatttaattacccCGCCAACTCTCTTCCGTTCGCTAAACACAAGTTGAATAACCAGAGTGTTATTGATTCACTTTCACACATGTTTTTCGTACAACCAACTCGAGCTAATGAGTCCCCCTTTAACATTGTATGGGTTATATCGTCCGCAATTTTCACGTATATAGCTTTGATCTGCCTAATGGCAGGTGATTAAAGTTGTAGGAAGTTGGCAGTGTCTCTAAGAGTCGATGCTCTCTTCCGTCCCTCATGTGATGGCATGACGTCGTGTGCACTCTATTTTTCCCGAGCCAATAGAAAAGCTCGAACTCTAGACCGGTATCAATAAACCAGACGTTTTTTGACGCTAACTGATTCCGTCCTTGAATTTTCATCTGGAAACCCCTTTCAGACTTATGAGTTATGAATATATATCAGGAAATAGATTTTCACCTTACgaaatgttttgattgttttttcccTTGGGTGACGTTTAAAGAACACAACgtaaaaaaagtaatcgaGACGGAAAACTCACTTTATTCGCTACTatacttgaaataaaaaattctaacaaataagaaaacaaaacgtgACTTGCACAGTCACGGAGAAATTAGTTCAAGAAGTCCGAAAAGGTGCGCTCCTATTTAAGGGtaaccacaaaaaaatgtgaacaaaAGAGCGCGCATTCAAAACACACTTGTTGACGAGAACCCGGTGCCCCGTTGAGAAAGTTACACATGTTTAGTCTCCTTCGCCATACATAGAACAtctttttgtcatttcaaattgtagaatgaaaagaaaagaaaataaacagcGCATCTGTCTGAGCACCTTGCGTTGCATTTCATTTGTTGagccaaggaaaaaattatgCGCTGAACCGGtctaaaataatattcaaattttctgctattattattatttttttattttatgatacGGTACAAGATTGTTGCAGCGAAAAAGAGGATGGGCTCTATTGTGAAATTTTCCAGCGGGAAAATTGCGCCACCATTTATAGCTCGAAGGCATTTACCTTTACGCATAGAGAGGCCTGACAAGGCTTCTCACCTGCACCGAATTGACCGTAGTAGTATCGACGTAACACACATGTATTTTTTCAGTCTGTCGTGAGCTCATTGAACTCGAATTCATCCTATTTTCAAACAAGTATCAGCCATTGGGCATTTctcaaggtaaaaataaaattggctcttattttcaatttagctaataaataaaaccataATTCTATTGATTCATTGTGTTGACAAATTGCAGACGTCATtagattaaaaaaatggccattCCAGCCATTGAAGAAGTTCGCTCTGGATTGTACCTCATACGGTTTTGCCCAGATGACATTGAAAACGGCGAGCACACCTTTCACCTACGGAAATGCGATTACTATTCCTACACGTTGGTGTTGCAGCCGTGCCCCGAAGCCAGCCAAGGCACTCCCAGCATGCTGCTTTCGTTAATCAAGAGCCAGCAGTCAAACAAGATGAAAACCTTGCCGGTGGGCAGTAATTATCTCGATTTGGCCAAAGCCAACCagcaagacaaaaacaaagtgGTCGACGATCAGCCCCGGTTTGTCTGGATCGTACCaaacgggcagcagcagcagcagcagcagtcgaatAAGGTAACGCATTTGAATCTCAACGCTTCCAGCGAGGACCTGATGATGAGCCACACGAAACTCAACTGGGGGCCCGTCACTTGTCCACTTGACAAACGTTTCGACCTGTGGATGGATTTCGGGACGGAGACACTGGGCGAGAAGAAGGTCCTGAACCAGTGGGCCAGCCAACTCACCAAGCAGGAAAACACCGACGTCGAGTTCAACGTTCAGGGTGAACTGATGGGCGCCCACAGTCCGATCATCGCGTCCGGCAGCCCCGTTTTCGCTTCgatgatgcagcagcagccgacccCCAAAAAACCCGTCAAAAGGACACCTTCCAAAGCCAAAGGAAAGTCGGCAGCAGTCTCAGCTGCCATCAAAGTCATCCAGATCAGCGACGTCGAGCCGCAAGTGTTCCAGCAGATCCTCCACTACTTGTACACGGGTCGAATTCCGCTGCTGGAAGAGGAAGGCATGGCCGATCGACTGTTCAAGGCGGCCGACAAGTACGGCCTGGACAATTTGAAAGACGAATGCGCAAGGTTCGTGCTGGCCGACCTGAACGAGCACAACGTCATCGACACTCTCATCTGGGCGTCTAAAAATTCGCTGGCCAATCTCTTCGACTGCGCCCTCCATTTGGTGTCTTTGAATTACCCGCAGGTCAGTTCGCAACCGGATTGGCAAAATCTGATCGACAACCATCCGCAAATTTATTTGAGAGTGTCCCAGCTGATGGCCAACCTGCCCGGCAACGCTAGAGGAACATAGCGGTTGTTCTGTATCAGAAAAATGTGTGCCATTATttaaatgtgatttttttttttttaaatttggttttctggCATGATGTCAAAATGTATACTGCAATTTCATTCCGGCTATGGCGATGTTTCacccctttttgtttgtcaaaGTCAAAATATGAACATTTGTATTACTGTTTCCATGCCGAGCTTGTCATGAATTATACATTGATTCAGCTGGAACAAAAGtttgccaatttttattttcttttacggGTCCCAGCTGATAGAGACATACGCAATCACGCAAAATAAATATCGGTATATAGACTGGGCTAGTTTTCGGCTATAGAAGATGAATAGTTTTTTGCGTGAGAAATGGCAAGATGATTTGGCTATATATACAGCGCGGTCTGGAAAGTTTCCAGACACCGCTCCCCGCTCAGTTTTATAATTCCATCGTCCGACTTTTatcgtcaatttttttaaattcttttgcaCGTCTCaactcagcagcagcagccataaAGTAGAGGAACGAAAAGAATAACCGATCaatatttgcaaaaaaaacttttttagaaatgacataataatgattgaaattttcttctttgccttgATTGGCCTTGATATGCGTGTCCTTTATAATAATGTGACGTGCACAACCGTATATTATGCACCCACGAGATAGAAATAACTGAAATTATTTGGTTGCTGGTCTTGTTGCTGGAACAACGTTGTTACGCACTGGATTGCATAGAGACGGGTCGACGAAACATGCAGACGGTTTTCTTCGAACGATTTTAATTAGTCAATGAATTAAGTGCTTGCGTGGGTTTATTagagggaggggggatttAAAAATTCCAAGAATAAAATCGTAGCGTTGTCCTAATTTTGCAACTAGATTTAAATGATTAATCTAGATTTAAGTTGATGTTCCAAATGAATATCTGCTGTGAACCTTTGACTTTAATATTCTGTTATGAAATAAATCTAGCCCAAATATTTGGCAGAAAATTCGGATTCGGGTACATATCGATTGACCAAGATTCATATTCCTGATCGTTACACTACGTTGGATTTTCTTACATAAGGtaactttccttttctcggCTTTTTATGCGGTTCCGGGTCTGATTCTTC containing:
- the LOC124197655 gene encoding uncharacterized protein LOC124197655, coding for MAIPAIEEVRSGLYLIRFCPDDIENGEHTFHLRKCDYYSYTLVLQPCPEASQGTPSMLLSLIKSQQSNKMKTLPVGSNYLDLAKANQQDKNKVVDDQPRFVWIVPNGQQQQQQQSNKVTHLNLNASSEDLMMSHTKLNWGPVTCPLDKRFDLWMDFGTETLGEKKVLNQWASQLTKQENTDVEFNVQGELMGAHSPIIASGSPVFASMMQQQPTPKKPVKRTPSKAKGKSAAVSAAIKVIQISDVEPQVFQQILHYLYTGRIPLLEEEGMADRLFKAADKYGLDNLKDECARFVLADLNEHNVIDTLIWASKNSLANLFDCALHLVSLNYPQVSSQPDWQNLIDNHPQIYLRVSQLMANLPGNARGT